The Kitasatospora sp. MAP12-44 region CCCGGCTACGCCGGGTAACCACGGGCCTTCGGCCCGGGTTGCTTGCGCCTTCGGCGCTGCGCGGCGCCTTCGGCGCCGGTACTGCCCCGGCCTTTGGCCGGGGGCCCTCGGCTTCGCCGAGGGCTGGCCCGCGCGGTGCGCGGGCGGCGGGCCGGCTGCGCCGGCCGGATCGGGCTGCGCCCGATCGGGTGGGGTGGCGGGCGCTGCGCGGGCTTGGGTGGTGGTGGGTCAACTCCGCGCTTCGCTGCGTAGTTGGGTGGGTGTCAGGGTGGGGCCTTCGGCCCTTGGTGGGGTGGGGGTGGGTGCCGGGCTTCGCCCAGGCTGGCTGGGGTGGTGGGTGGGGGGCTTCGCGCCTTGGGGGGTGGTTGGGTGATGGGTGGTCATGTGGTGGGGTCACTCGTTGGGGTGGTGGAGGGGCGGGCTTCGCCCGTTCTCGTGCATCAAAGACAGCAGCCCGCTAGACTCTGTGCTGTCAGCTGGGCTTCGGTAGGGCCTCCGGCCCGCTGGATGGCGCGGTTTCAGTAGAGGAGAAATACGGTGGCTGAAAGCTCCTACGGAATCTATCTCGCTCGATCCGCTGTGCGCCATAAGGCCCAGGGGAAATCTCCGGAGTATCTCGCCAACCAGGTGGGACAGGCTCGCTGGTGGGAGCGGGAGGCCGGCCTGCTGGACTATGGGCCCTCCGCGAAGGAGGAGGCCGACGAGTGGGAGCGGATTGCCGAGCTCGTCCGCGCCGAGGGGCTGGCTGCCTACGACGCGGCCCACGACGAGCAGGCCCAGGTCTGGGACGCGGAGTACCGGGACCTTGTAGCGGCGCAGCAAGAGGGGACGCAGCGGCTTCGCCGCACCCGCCGGGTGGAGGCCGGGCAGCAGCTGGCGGTGGAGCTGTCCGCCGAGGCGGAGCAGCGCCTGGTGGCGCTGGCGGCTGAGTTGGGGGTGTCTGCGGAGCGGGTGCTGGAGGTCTTGGCGGAGAACGTCGAGAGCACCGGTGAGGGCTTGGTCCGCGTGCCCGGAGTTCGGGTTTCCCCTTCGCCGTGAATAGCTGAATTACCCCGTACTGGTCCTGCTACCGCGTCACCCGAATTCCAGCTGGAAGGAATTGCCCGTCATGTCTAAGAAGCTCCGTCCTAATCAGGAAGAGGCGTGTGACGCTTCGGTACGACTTCTGACGCCTCCGGCGTCGGGTCTGCTGCCTCCGGAGGGGCTGCGGTGTCAGGTTCGCGCGGCGACGGGTTCCGGCAAGAGCTTGACGGCCGTGCACGTGGCCGGGCGGCTGCGCTCGGAGCGGACGCTGGTGCTGGTGCCGTCGCTGCCGCTGCTGGAGCAGACGGTGGCCGTGTGGAAGCGGGAGGGGCACGGCGGGCGGATGGTGGGGCTCTGCTCCCTCAAGGGCAGCGAGCAGCCGGGGATCGCGTGCACCACCGATCCGGTGGAGTTGATCCGCTGGACGGCCGGGCCGGAGCGGGTGACGGTGTTCGCCACGTACGCCAGCCTGGGCCTCGGCCACTTGGAGAAGGCGCATCAGGAGGGTTTGGAGCCGTTTTCGCTGGCGGTAGTTGATGAGGCTCACCGTGTCAGTGGCCAGGCTGGGAAGCCGTGGGCGGCGATCCTGGACAACACCCGGATCCCGTGTGACCGGCGGTTGTTCATGACGGCCACGCCGAGGCTGTGGGCCGTCAAGGAGCGGGATCGAGAGCGGGCGGCGGCGGCCGGCATCGGGTCGGCCGAGCTGATCGCGAGCATGGACGACGAGAGCCTGGCTGCCTTCGGCCCCATCGCCCATGACTATCCGCTCGGGCAGGCAGTGTCGGATGGCGTGATCGCCCCCTACCGCATCGTGTGCGTCGACGTCTCGGACCCGGTCCTCCAGGGGCTGGAGCAGCGCGGTGCGAGCGAGATGTCGGTGGAGTACCGGGGCGCCCGGCTGGCGGCCCTGCAGACGGCTCTGCTGACCGCTGCCGCCGAGTGGGACCTGGCCCGGGTGCTGTCGTTCCATCACATGGTGGCGGAGGCGCGGGCGCTCAGCACCGGGCTGCACGACGTGGCGAAGGTGCTGTGGGAGCAGGACCCGGCGCTGCACGCGGCCCCGGAGCTGATCGGTACGAGCTGGCTGGAGTCCGAGCACACCGCCGCCGAGCGGCGTAAGACGCTCGGGGACTTCTCCTCGCTGCTCGCCGACGACGGGCTGCGGCTGCTGCGCTACGTGCTCTCCTCGGTGAAGGTCTTGAGCGAGGGCGTCGATACGTTCGACTGCGACTCGGTCTTCTTCGCGGACGTGCGCGGCTCGATGGTCGACCTGGTGCAGGCCGTGGGCCGGGCGCTGCGGATGCACCCGGGCAGCGGGAAGGTGGCCACCATCGTCGTGCCGGTGATCCTCGGGCCTGGGGAGAGCGGCACGGAGCTGCTCAGTTCGAAGGCGTTCGATGGGCTCGCCAAGCTGTTGATGGCGCTCCGATCGCACGACTCCGCTGCCGTGGAGCGCCTGGCGATGCCGCAGTCCGAGACCCGGCCTCCCCGTGAGCCGAGGCACGCCGGCGACCCGGACGAGCGCCGCTCAGGCGAAGCCGGGGAGCAGCTGCTGCAGTTCTCCACCCAGCGCGACCCGGCGCTGATTGCGGCGTTCGTGCGCACGAGGGTGCTGGAGCCGGAGCGGGCCGAGTTCCGGCGGGGCCTGGAGGAGCTGCTGGCCTACAAGAAGGCGTTCGGGGACGTGAAGGTCGCCTACGCCTACGTCGCGCCGTCCGGGCACCGGCTCGGGGCGTGGGTGGCCGACCAGCGCCGCTACAAGGCCGCCGGAGTCCTCGACGACGAGCGGGTGAAGGAGCTGAACGCGCTCGGGTTCGTCTGGTCCGCATTCGACTCGGCCTTCACCGACAACCTCACCGCGGTCGCCGGGTACGCCGCCGAGCACGGCCACGCCTGCCCGCCGAACGAGGCCGTGTGGGGCGGGCGGCCGGTCGGGACCATCATGAAGAACCTGCGCACCGCGCAGCGGCGCACCGAAGCGCTCCAGCGGCGTGCCGAGGCCGGCGAGACCGGCCTGGACTGGACGGGAGCGCTGACCGCTGACCGCAAGGCCGCGCTGGATGAGATCGACCCGGCATGGTGCCCGGCCTGGTCGGTGGAGTGGCAGCGGGCCTTCGCCCTGGCCTGGCGTCACGTCAAGGACGACGGCACGCTCGCCGGTGCCGCGCCGGGCAGCGTCGTCGTCCAGGGCGAGGACCTGGCCGGGTGGGCCCGCATGCAGCAGGTCGGCTGGGACAAGCTCGGCCCGGCCCAGCAGTGGGTGCTGGAGCACGTCCTCGGGATCGAACCCCTGCCCGAAGAGCAGAAGCCGGCGGCGAAGGTCTCGCACGCGGAGAAGGAGGCTCGCAACCTCGCGGCCGCCGCCCAGTACCGGGCCCGCGAGGGGCACCTGAATGTGCCTCGCAAGCACAAGGAGCCCCTGGTCGTGGACGACGGCACCGACGACGGCGCCACCGTGCTGATCAGCCTGGGCCTGTTCATCGCCAACAGCCGCAGCAGGCGTGCCGACATCCCCGCCGAACGCGCCGCCCGGCTCACCGAACTGGGCATGCGCTGGGAGTAGGCGGGCGCCGGGGCCGGGCCGTTCAGGGTGCAACACGCCCACTGCAACACGGCCCGGCTGCCCCCCGGAGGAGGCAAAGGCCCAGGTCAGGGGTGCAACGCGGAGCCCGCGTTGCACCCTGTGTTGCAGTCGGCGGCTGGGATGCGTGGGGAAGGTGCCGCAGACCGGGCGGCGTCAGGCGTACCGCGCGGCGATGTCGGCGGCGGTGACGACGGTGACCACGGGGCTGGGCATCTCGGCATCCTCGTCGCCCTCGCAGGGCACGTGGTTGCCGAACAGGGAGCCGAACACCAGCGGGTCACCGTGTTCCGCCGCCAGCACGTCCAACGCCCGCTCGGCCGCCCGGTACAGGTCCGCTGGCGCCATCAGCCGGGCGACCGCGTAGATGTCCGCCAGCTCGCGCACTCCGAAGCCGTACCGGTAGGCGCTCAGTGAGTAGGCCCGCGCCATGCGGCGGAAGCCCGCGTCACCGCGCTCCAGCATCTCCCGGGAGAGGTCGTTGTAGGTGTCCATCACGTGGCTGCAGACCCACATCGCCATCGCAGCCACCAGGGCCGGGTCGCCCCCGAACGACTCCAGCAGGAGCTGACGGCACGTCCGGCAGCCGTCCCGGACCACGCGCATCTGGTGCAGCAGGATCTCAGCCAGCCCGTGGAGACCGAACAGGTTCACCGCCCCGTCCACGACCCCGGCCCGCGCCCGGTCCCGGGTGCGCACCGGGCCCTTGGCTCGCACCAGGTCGCGCAGCTGCCCGCTCCACTCCGCTATCTGATCGTCAGCGCTCTCCCCGCCGTACCAGGCCCACCCGGTCGTGCCCTTGGGGTAGACGTGGTGCGCGAATCCATGGTTACCGGTCATTTGGTGTCAGATCCTCTCGTTCGGGCTACGGCAAGATCCAACCCAGATTCACCTGTGGACAACTTTTCGCGCCCCGTCGCCATACCGTCATGAACGCTGCTCAATCCGGATGGATCGGTCACCGGGCCACAAGAGTCCGCCATCGTCTCCAGCACGGGTCCGAGCCGGTCACGGCGGCGACGGAGCAACAGATACGGGTGCAACACGCCCACTGCAACACGGCCCGACAACCCTCCAGAAGAGCCAAAAGCCCAGGTCAGGGGTGCAACGCGGGGCCGTGTTGCACCCCGTGTTGCACCCCGCGTTGCGGTGCCGCGTTGCAGTCGGGCCGGGGTGCGCGGTGAGCTGCCGCAGGTCGGCACCCGCCCCGGCGGCTACTGTCGCGCGCAGCTGTCGCGCCCGGACCTCGCACGGGGGTAAGCGCCCATCCGCCCAGGTCACAGGGCGCGACAGCCCCCAACGCGACAGGGGGCGCGACAAGGGGCGCGACAGGGCCGCCGGGCAGACCACCAGGCGGAGCCAGGGCGATCTGACGACGCTGTCGGAGAACGTGCGCACCGAGCAGTTGGACCGGCTCGCCGCGCTCGGGTTCGACTGGCGCTGAGACCGGCCGCCACTGCGCCCGCCGAGAAGCGCTCCAGGCCGTCTCTGCCCGCCTGCGCCCGCCGTGTCCGAGGAACACGGTAGCCGGGCCCGGCGGGGCGGCCTGGCGGCCTTCCGGGGCCGCCCGCGCGCCCCGGCCCCCGCCCCCACCGCGAGCGGCCGGCACCAGCCGGACGCGAGAGAAGAAAGGCCCGCCGCAGGCGCAGCGACCCTCACCGCCACCGCCCCACCCAACCAGCCAACCACCACCCACAAAGCCAAGGACAGGAAGGGGAAGGAGAGGGTTGTCGGGGTGGTGAGTTTCGCCTTGATGCCTTGTTACCGTGCCGTCTGAGCTGCGGGTTTACCCGAAATCCGGGCGCCGTGGCCGGGGTGGGCGGCCACCGGTTGGCGCACCGGTTCTCACCACCGGTTGTCGCACCGGTTAGTGCACCCGTTGTCGGATCGTGTCCGGATGGGGCGATCTTGGTGAGAAATCCGGTGAGAACCGCGGGCTTGTCTACGGGTGCTCGCCGCCACCGGGGCGGTGGGCACCGACGTTGAGGAGCCCGTGATGGCGACGCCGCCCGAGATCGACCACGCCGTGGTCGCCGCGCTGTACCAGTTCCGGATGGCCACGGCCGAGCAGCTGCGCACACTCCACACCCCCGGCAGTCGGCCGGAGCTGATGCGCCGACGGCTGCGCCGGCTGAAGGACGAGGGCCTGGTCGAGGACGTCACTCTCCCGCAGGCCGGGAAGCTGCGGGCCTGGTTCCTGACCGAGCGGGGCGCGCGGATCGCCGCCCGCTTCCCGGAGCTGGAGGGCGTGGCCTCGCCGCCGCTGCCGGAGGACAAGACCGAGGCGCGGCTGCGGGTCGGGCACATCCTGGCCGTCACCCGTACCCAGGCCGCGTTCGTGGCCGGCGCCCGCAAGGCGGGGGACGAGTGCGCGCCGCTGGACTTCCTGCCGGAGGTCTACCACCGCTTCGGCGAAGGCCGGGACGGTGCTGTCATCGCCGACGGCCTGCTGCACTACGCGACCGGCGGGCCCGGCCGGACGCTCAGCCGGGCGTTCGTGGAGGTGGACCGCGGCACGATGGCCAGCGAGAAGCTCGCCGCCAGGCTGATCGGCTACGCCCGCTTCCGCGAGCACCACCCGGTCCCGCCGCACCTGCGGCGCACCGCCGGAGCGCAGAGCATCCTGCCGGCCTGGCAGCAGCACTACGTGGTCTTCCCGCGGCTGCTGTTCGTCCTGGCCGACACCGGCGAGCGCGCCGCCCGGCAGCGCATCCGCGACCTCCAGAGCATCGCGGACGCCCACCCGTTGGTCGCCCGGATGCTGATGACCGTGAAGGCCGGCGCGGCCCGCCTGGACGACCTCGAGCAGCACGGCACCAGCGCGGCGGTGTGGCACACCCTCACCGACCACCAGCGGCCCCTGTGCGGGGCCTGGGAGCTGTAGCCCGCTCGGCGGGATCTGTCGGGAACCCGCCCCCGCCCGGGGGCGGGTGTGCCGGTTCTCCAGGGTTCCTGACCCGTCATCAAGGTGTCCGGCCGCTTCATCAAGGTGCCCGGGGCGGTCATCAAGGTGTCCGACGCCCCCTCATCAAGGTGTGCGGCCGGTCCACCAAGGTGTCCGGGGCTGCCATCAAGGAATCCGCCAAGGTTGGCGGCTCACCTTGATGGTCGCCGTTGCGTGATCGTTGTACTGGAGGGGCTGTTCACCAAGGTATCCAGCAAGGGTCGGGGGGTTCAGTTCGGCGACCGCGCGGACATCCGGTTCCGCGCCGAAGCCGAGGAGAGATCCCGATGGTGTCGACGACCAGGACGCGGGCGAGGGCGAGGACGGGCACGGAGCCGGACGGCGAGACGCGGGAGGTGGAGATCACCTGGGCCGTGCTCGCCTCCCTGTTCCAGTTCCGGATCGCCACCGCCGAGCAGCTGCGGCAGCTCCACGCCCCGGACAGCGGGATCGAGAAGATGCGCGGCCGGCTGCGGCGGCTGCGCGTCGAGGGCCTGGCCGAGGAGTTGGTGCTGCCGCAGTCCGGGCGGACCAAGGGCTGGTTCCTGACCGAGCACGGCGTCCGCATCGCCGGCGCCTTCCCGGAGCTGGCGGACATCCCCGCACCCAGGCTGCCCGGCGACGAGACCGCGTTCAAGTACACGCTGTGGCACCAGCTCGCCGTGGTCCGCACGCACCTGGCGTTCCTCGCCGACGCCCGCAAGCGGGGTGACGTCTACGGGGCGTTCGACTTCATCCCGGAGATCACCCACCGCTTCGCCGAAGGCAAGGAGGGCAGCGTGCGCCCGGACGGGCTGCTCCACTACGCGCGCGAGGCCGGCGACGGAGCGCGGGTCAGCAGCCTGGCGTTCGTCGAGCTCGACCGCGGCACGATGGGCGGCACGCGCCTGGCCGCCAAGCTGAACGCCTACGCCCGCTACTGGGCGACCGCTCCCCTGCCGGCCGGGGTACGGCCCGGCACCACCGAGGCGCAGGGCGGCGGCGTGCCGCTGTGGGAGCGCCGGTACCTGCGCTTCCCCCGGTTGCTGTTCGTCCTCACCGGCACCGGCCAGGCTGGCTTCGCCAACCGGGCGGGCGACCTGGAGCTCGCTGCCCGCACCCGGTACGTCGCCAAGATGCTGCGGACCGTCCCGGCCGGTGTCGCCAAGCTGGAGGACCTGGAGGCCGAAGGCCCGGGCGCCGAGCGGTGGTGGCCGCTCGCCGACCTCGACAACGGCCCCGTCCCCTGGTGGGAGCTGACCGGCACCCAGCCGTGACCAGCACCCGCCCGCCGATACCTTGATGCCCGTCCCGGGAGGCCCGGGGCGGGCATCAAGGTATCCGGACCGCCCTTACCAATGCTTTGACCTGTGGCGTTATCCCGCCGTGACCAGACCACCAAGGTATCGGCGCGGGCAGCGGGCCAGCCATCAAGGTATCGATGCGGACGCCTGGGCGACCATCAAGGTCGGCGGCCGGCCAGCGGCCCTACCCGGCCACCGCCCCCGGCGCTCCCCCCTGCCCTTCCTCGCCCTCCCTCCCGCCGGTGGCGCCGCGACGCAGTGCCGCCGGGCCGCCGCGCAGCGGACAACCCATCACGCCGTCGGCGCGCAGCACCAGGTTGCCGGGATCTCGTCTCCGCTCCTGCTCTGCGCGCCTGCTCTTCCCCAGCTCTTCCTCTGCCCTTCGTCCCACCCCGCCCCCGCTCCAGTGCCTGGACTTCTCCCGGCACCGCCAGGGGTCAGGGAGAAGTAGTCGGCGCTCCGCGGCCCTATGGACAATGCGCTCTGAGCTGCGAAGACACCATGATCACCCGAAGGGGCCGAGGCAACCCCGAGTAGCAAGCCCAGCGGCAAGCCCGAGTAGCAAGCCCGAGTAGCAAGCCCAGAGGCAATCTCAGAGGCAACCCCCGCACGGGCGCTTCCTCGGCTGGCCCAGGCTGATCGTCCGGCAGCATCCTGCGCCGCGCTGCCGGGCCGAGGCTGGTGGAGCCTGGGCACGGATCAGCGCTGCGGGTGCGGCAGTGGCGGGTGCAGTCGGGCGGCGGCGCCGACGGGGGCGCCTGGTCGAAGAAGACGTCGTCACGTCGAGGGCTGTGCCCGCCCCACCACCCCGCCGAACCCCACCGCCACCCGTACGGAGCAGCCGCGCCGTTTTCTAACCGGCCTCTGAGCTGCGCGGATGCGGGAACTAACCGGCCCGGCCGGGACCTGCGCGGGCAAACTCACCAGGTGCCCGGCCGGAACTCACCACCTTGGTCGGCGAAACTCACCGGGGCGCCGGGGAACTCCCCAGTGCAGGTCAGACCGTGTGGGGCGGGGTGCAACGCAGGACTGCAACGCAACCGCCCGCCCCGGGCCCGGTTTCCGGGTATCGGCGCAGGTCAGGGCCGCAACGCGGCGGCTGGGCGGCCGGGCGCGTTGCAGTGTGTTGCACCCCCGCGTTGCAGTATCCGGCCCCCGGGCCGGGGCAGACGGCGGGTCAGGATCGGCGCCACCAGGAGCTGGACTTCGCCGCCGCTGCTTCGGCGGCTGCGGCTTCCTCGTCGGCCTGCGCGCGCTCCGCCCGCTTCTGCTCGGCCTGCTTGGACCGGCAGTCGTCGCACAGCCCGTCGCTCCAGCCGGACCGGGACCGGGTCCACTCGTTGTCGGTGAGCGCGGACTGGCAGCGGGTGCAGGCCGGGCGGTCCGCCTCGCGTTCGGCCTCTTCCCGGGCCCGGCGGGCCTCGGTGGCGGCCTGGCGCTCGAGGGCGAGCAGCCGGTCGCCGTCTGGGTTGTCGAGCGCGGAGTTGAGGGTGTGCAGGCCGTCCCGGCCGAACCGTCGCCACACCGGACCGCCGGCGCCCTCGGCTTCGAGCAGCTGCAGCGTGGTGGCGACCACCGGCAGCGCCTGGTGGAAGTCGCGGGCACTCACCCCCTCGAACCGGTACGGGCGCGGACCCCAGTACGCCTCGGAACCGGCCTCCACCTGGTCGAGGCGGCGCAGCAGCCGCTCCCGGTCCAGCTCCGCCTTCGCGGCGAGCTCCGCCGGGGTCGGCGGCTTGTCGCCGGGGCGGGTGCGCTTGC contains the following coding sequences:
- a CDS encoding DEAD/DEAH box helicase — encoded protein: MSKKLRPNQEEACDASVRLLTPPASGLLPPEGLRCQVRAATGSGKSLTAVHVAGRLRSERTLVLVPSLPLLEQTVAVWKREGHGGRMVGLCSLKGSEQPGIACTTDPVELIRWTAGPERVTVFATYASLGLGHLEKAHQEGLEPFSLAVVDEAHRVSGQAGKPWAAILDNTRIPCDRRLFMTATPRLWAVKERDRERAAAAGIGSAELIASMDDESLAAFGPIAHDYPLGQAVSDGVIAPYRIVCVDVSDPVLQGLEQRGASEMSVEYRGARLAALQTALLTAAAEWDLARVLSFHHMVAEARALSTGLHDVAKVLWEQDPALHAAPELIGTSWLESEHTAAERRKTLGDFSSLLADDGLRLLRYVLSSVKVLSEGVDTFDCDSVFFADVRGSMVDLVQAVGRALRMHPGSGKVATIVVPVILGPGESGTELLSSKAFDGLAKLLMALRSHDSAAVERLAMPQSETRPPREPRHAGDPDERRSGEAGEQLLQFSTQRDPALIAAFVRTRVLEPERAEFRRGLEELLAYKKAFGDVKVAYAYVAPSGHRLGAWVADQRRYKAAGVLDDERVKELNALGFVWSAFDSAFTDNLTAVAGYAAEHGHACPPNEAVWGGRPVGTIMKNLRTAQRRTEALQRRAEAGETGLDWTGALTADRKAALDEIDPAWCPAWSVEWQRAFALAWRHVKDDGTLAGAAPGSVVVQGEDLAGWARMQQVGWDKLGPAQQWVLEHVLGIEPLPEEQKPAAKVSHAEKEARNLAAAAQYRAREGHLNVPRKHKEPLVVDDGTDDGATVLISLGLFIANSRSRRADIPAERAARLTELGMRWE
- a CDS encoding replication-relaxation family protein, yielding MATPPEIDHAVVAALYQFRMATAEQLRTLHTPGSRPELMRRRLRRLKDEGLVEDVTLPQAGKLRAWFLTERGARIAARFPELEGVASPPLPEDKTEARLRVGHILAVTRTQAAFVAGARKAGDECAPLDFLPEVYHRFGEGRDGAVIADGLLHYATGGPGRTLSRAFVEVDRGTMASEKLAARLIGYARFREHHPVPPHLRRTAGAQSILPAWQQHYVVFPRLLFVLADTGERAARQRIRDLQSIADAHPLVARMLMTVKAGAARLDDLEQHGTSAAVWHTLTDHQRPLCGAWEL
- a CDS encoding replication-relaxation family protein; translation: MVSTTRTRARARTGTEPDGETREVEITWAVLASLFQFRIATAEQLRQLHAPDSGIEKMRGRLRRLRVEGLAEELVLPQSGRTKGWFLTEHGVRIAGAFPELADIPAPRLPGDETAFKYTLWHQLAVVRTHLAFLADARKRGDVYGAFDFIPEITHRFAEGKEGSVRPDGLLHYAREAGDGARVSSLAFVELDRGTMGGTRLAAKLNAYARYWATAPLPAGVRPGTTEAQGGGVPLWERRYLRFPRLLFVLTGTGQAGFANRAGDLELAARTRYVAKMLRTVPAGVAKLEDLEAEGPGAERWWPLADLDNGPVPWWELTGTQP